ATCAACCATATCCTTCATAAGATTTGCTACGGTAATAAATATCTTTCTTCCAGAATGACTAATATTCTTTCCATCTTTGAGCTCTTCTTTTGGCTTGTACAAATATGAGATCTTATTAAAGCAACCCAAGAGAATTTCAAGATCCTCTTCATTTCACCTCGGATCTTGATTTATATTAATTTGAATGTAGTCACATTCATCTTCTACAATTTGAATTTTGATCACACTTGAATGTGGAAACTTTTGTGCACTTGAGACTTCTGGCATATCTTGATACTCCATCATTTTTGGACCTTCCTTAAGTAACAAAAACATCTTCTTCCCTTTTGTAGAATATTTTCCTTTCATAAGATTGTAGTAAATATCCTTTCCATGATTCTACTACATTGATTTGGGCAAATCTTTTTCTTCCATATCTTCTCCCGTAATTCCATCTCGTAATATCTTCTTCTCCATATTTTGTTTAGATCTTCACCAAATCTTTCTTCATCAAATAAACCTgtaccaaaaataaattcaccacaagtaaatatttttttattaaataattatgtcggtttgttatcatcaaaattaGTAGGTGAAACTTTGGACCTAGCAATCTCCCCCCTTTTGATGATGGCAAACCATTGCGTACAAAACTTTCAATTTTAATAAAAGACTGAATAAAAGATGGTAAGAAGGATGTGGACTTCCCTGAATTAGTGAACTCCCCCTGAACGTATGTTCTTTGATTCTTGGAGCACGACATGAAATGAAAGGCTCCCTCTCAGTTCATGCTTTCTCGTTTTTCCTTATGTATTTCCTGTATGAAAATACTAACATGGCAAACGTTTTGTACAGGAACTtctcccccttttggcatcattaaaagGGTGAATTACAAAATACTAACATAATAGATCTAGCTAATATAGTGATCAATACAAGTCAATTGAGAACCAcaatccataagaattcaaggatcaTGTAAAAAGAATACCTTTAAATATTCAATTTGATAAGAGGGAATTTCTCTCTAGTTTGAGAAAAATAACTATTAGAGATATATCAAAAGAGTTGCTAACCACATAGAGCATAATTAGGGCTGTTCATAGTTTttgttaaaatcaaaatcaaaccgaaaatttaaccaaaccgaataaaaaaaccgacatttggtttggtttggttttaaatttgaaaaaccgataatatttggtttggttatggttatagtaaaaaataaccgaataaataaccgaaccaagccgataattatatacataaaatttataattatttatatgtataatattagattttcataaataattaaagatattttgatctacttatttttaaggcccatgtcttaaaagaatatgtccaagtccaacaatccaagcccaactctaataagtcgtaagcagCATAAGGGCAAAAAGTAAAAACCCTACTATCTCTTTTCATTTTACATTTCTGATTTCTGTTCCACTTCCAGCCTAAGAACAAGAGAAGCAGAAGCTCACGTTTATCAGAAAGTCACAGTCATAGACTCACAGTGAAGGCTCAAGAGCAACCTCAACTCCTCAAGTACAAGACTGTCAAATTTTGAGAAGGTTTGTAAGAAATTTTTTGAATTTTAAGTTGATTCGAAAAATGTTTCCTTATTTGTTTCGAATGTTTAAGTTGTTTCCTTTTCTGTTTCGAATGTTTAAGTTGATTTTAAGTTGTTTCCTTTGCTAGCTACTTGATTTTAACTTAAGTTGTTTCCTTTTCTGTTTCGAATTTTTACCTTTATTTTTTCTTGTCCGAAtaggtcctaaacttctaatatttttcagatgaaaaggacagaggttgaaGATTTGGAGGTTGAAGATTTTGAGGTTGAACATTTGGAGGTTCCTAAAGATAGTTCAGTAACACCAACATCTGTTGTAACTCAAGCACAAGGTAATgctcctaatacttcttccgtgcgTAAACCTCCTCAAAAGAAGAAAAGAACTattccttgtagtcgagaccctagccttggggataatggtAGAAGAACATCTAaaatttgggatcattacacacaATTTACTAATAAAATGGGGGAATTgcgggcaaaatgcaagtactgccccaaagacTTGGCTTGCCCTTGTAATTATGGGACTTCTAATCTTTGGTGACATTTGCTTAACAAGTGTGAGAAATACCCTTTTAAGACCATTGATAGGAAGTAAACAACACTCAATATTAAACCTATTAAAGGAGGGGGACAAGGAGGTTTGGAAAAGGTTGTTTATAATGTTGTCGAAGTTAGAAGGGCCATTGTCGAGTTTGTTATAATAGATGAACAACCGTTTAGAGTCGTTGAGGGGGAAGGCTTTAAGAGGCTAATGGTGGTTGTTTTGCTTAATTTTGAGTTACCTTCTCGCATTATTGTTGCTAGACAATGTTTAAAAATTTATGAAGAAGAGAAACAAAAGCTTAAAAGTCTTGTTAAAGATCAACAGCAACACATGGACGTCAATCCAAAATTTGACTTATATGGTCATTACTGCTCACTAGATTGATGATCAATGgaatttgcaaaaaaaaattcttaactTTTTTCAAACTCCAGATCATAAGGGTGAGACAATTGCAAAAGGAATTGAAGCTTGTTTGTTAGATTGGGAGATCGAGAACATATTCACGGTGACACTAGATAATGCATCAGCTAATGATGCTGCAATCAAGTACTTGAAAGGGAGAATTAATGATTGGAATGGTGTCATCTTGGGAAATGATTTTTTACACGTTCGGTGTAATGCTCATATCTTGAATTTGATTGTAAAAGAAGGATTGAGTGAACAAAATGAGTCCATTTCTCGGGTAAGGCGTGCTGTGAAATATGTTAAGTCTTCTTCTGCAAGATCTGCTTCCTTTAAGTCATATGTTGAGAAGGTAAAACTAGACGCCCATGGCCTGTTGAGTTTGGATGTTGAGACGAGGTGGAACTCTACATACTTGATGTTAAATACAGTTGTACAATTTGAAAAAGCCTTTTCAAGAATGTATATTGATGATCATAAGTACTTTAATTATTGTCTTGAATTGAGTGGAACAGCAGTGCATCCATCTTCGGAAGATTGGAAAAATGTGTAAGTCTTTCTCAAGTTTCTTGAGATTTTCTATAAAACCACTTTGAAGTTTTCGAGTACTTTGCATGTTACTTCAAATTATTTCTTCCATGAGCTTTTTAATCTTCAAAGCATAATTGTCCAGTATTCGAATTGCAGCGATTCAATTTTGACTGATATGGCTAGGAAGATGAAAATTAAGTTTGATAAATATTGGGGTGGTTTTGaggatatgaacatgttgttatttgTTGCCGTTGTGTTGGATCCTCGCTACAAAATGAAGTATGTGAAGTTCATTTTTAACAATTTTTATGATCCTTTGGAGGGAAATGGAAAGTCTACTAAAGTGGTGAACACTTTAACTCGCTTGTATAATCATTATAAGAATTCTATTTCTGGGCCTTCTAGTGAAAATATTGGAGATCAAACTAGTGTGATGAGTCAAATTGGTGCAATGAATAATTCTGATGTGTGGCAATCGCAATGGGAGAAATTTCTTGAAGATGAGAATGATGTTGATAATAAGTCTGATCTTAAAAAGTATTTGATGGATGATCTGGAGAAGATTAAGGATTTCAATAGCTTGACTTGGTGGAAATCTTCATCTGAAAGATATCCTATTGTCTCTAGGATTGCAAGAGATGTGCTTGCTATTCCTACATCTATTGTTGCCTCGGAATCAACTTTTAGCACCGGTGGTCGGATACTTGATTGTTATTGAAGTTCTCTATCGACAAAGAGACCTGAAGCTCTTGTTTGTTGTCAACAATGGTTGCGGTCAACATCTAAAGAATGCAAGCTTGAAGACCTTTTAGAAGAAATTCAAAAACTTGAGATCGCTGAAAAAGGTAATTTTACATAATTAACTATATGGTATTTTAGCTAATTGTTGCCACTTTAATATGTGTTGCTACACTTTAATATTGAGAGTTGGTTACTGGTTTTGAGCCCAAAAATATTAAATTGCACGTTGTTTGTTGCTGGAAACTGAGCTGCTGCCGCTGCTGAACTGTGCTGCTGCCGCTGCTGAACTGTGCAGTTTCAACACATTAAAATGGCTATAATATCCATATTCCTCCATTTGAACACGTTTTATCTCAATATTGAATAATTTAGATTCAAGATTGTAATGAGTTTCCTAAAGGTATAATGGCAACTAAACTTGGTATGATGAGTTTCTTTGAGGAAACAGGTACAGTTGTCCATGTAACAGTTGTTGGTTTTCGGGAAGGTAATATTTTTACTCAGATTAAAACTGAAGCTACTGATGGTTATAATGCTGTACAAGTTGGGTATAGAAGAGTGAGAGATAGAAAACTTACTAAACCTGAAATGGGACATCTTGAAAAGTCTAGGATTATTCCTTTGAGACATTTGCAAGAGTTTAGACTTCAGGATGTTGATGGGTTTGAGGTTACTCGGAAACTTGATTTTAATGAGGTTACTCAGTCTGGGATTATTCCTTTGAGACATTTGCAAGAGTTTAGACTTAAGTTTTGGGGCAAAGTTGCTGCTATATTTGTTGGCTGAGATGCTATACCTTTATGTTTTTAGACATTTAATGCCTAATATCGTGATTTCTTTTGCAGATTCTCCGGGCACTGTTTTGAGCATTGATTAGTTTGGAGCTTAAGCTAAGGAAGATGGTCGAAGTACttttgattatattatggattctCTAGTTAGTTTAGTTTAAATATGTAATTTTTTCATTTTAATGGACAAAGTTGTTTGTATTTTGgaacctctgtttgacttgttcttttgaatctaaactgcaTTGCAAGTTTCGTCCACCTGATTTGCCATCAGCatgtctttccctcaatatgcagcaaagttcgCCCTTATGGGCTGTGAGGAAAAAAgagcttcataagaaatttgaagaatgtagagagagaatatttgaattgtcccggctagtcataaaccgaaaaatcgaaccaaaccgaaccaaaccgacaataaccaaacccgtggttattattttacttggtttggttatggttttagatatttaaaaaccgactaaattggtttggttatggttttaaccaataaccgacccaaaccgaaccatgaacacccctaagcATAATAACCAAATGGTGAAAACATTTTGAGTCAATCGAGAGTGTTTGTAAGTACCAATCGAAGAAATCACACATGTTAGCTTAAGGACAATCAATCCAAAAAAAATTGAGGGAAGTTTTCATAATGTAAAATAGTGGAAAAATATTTTGAGCCAATTTTAAGAGTATGTTACAAGAAAAGAACTATAAATAGACCATCATGTACTTCCGAATTCACAAATAATAGAAGCATATGAGTTAAAGAGAAAAATGAATCCTTCTCACCAGAAAAGGATATTAAATTATCCACCATATAGTATCAACCTAATTCCTTTCTTCAATGTGAGAAAATAGCTCCATTGGATATTCAGTCTCAGTAGAACCTCCATGTAATCGTTTATCCACTTGGCACTTCATTTGATTTGTGTACTTACCGATGTTCTTCTTTGCAAGAGAGATAGGATGAGCTTACTAGAGTATTCATGTACAATGAATTTTCCATACAATCTGTTGAGTACTCCCTTTGGATACTTGGCTTCGCTGAAGAACCTCTCATCTGCCTTTGCATTATTTGAAGCTTGAAGAAGAATGTTAACTCACCCTCGTA
Above is a genomic segment from Lycium barbarum isolate Lr01 chromosome 12, ASM1917538v2, whole genome shotgun sequence containing:
- the LOC132623263 gene encoding large ribosomal subunit protein uL3c-like, which encodes MATKLGMMSFFEETGTVVHVTVVGFREGNIFTQIKTEATDGYNAVQVGYRRVRDRKLTKPEMGHLEKSRIIPLRHLQEFRLQDVDGFEVTRKLDFNEVTQSGIIPLRHLQEFRLKFWGKVAAIFVG